The following coding sequences are from one Polynucleobacter sp. JS-JIR-II-50 window:
- the pdxA gene encoding 4-hydroxythreonine-4-phosphate dehydrogenase PdxA, whose product MQQAAHLVNLVITTGEPAGVGPEVSLAASLEFLREHADARITLLGNDRLLTLPNGLTSDLSSRLQIQSIPLGAPVTTGSLNSENAQYVVNLLDQAIDGCQQGRFDAMVTAPLQKSIINDAGTPFTGHTEYLALRCKVSHVVMMLCAPLPIGFLGLKTPRDLRVALVTTHLPLKDVPQALSYDLILETIQIINQDLQQKFGIAKPIIRMAGLNPHAGESGYLGREEIDIISPAIDAAQKMGIHVSGPYPGDTMFDPESVAQVDAFIAMYHDQGLAPFKFVTFGKGVNVTLGLPIIRTSVDHGTALDIAGKGIADSGSMLEALRLAYELALNKRKQD is encoded by the coding sequence ATGCAGCAAGCAGCGCACCTCGTTAATCTCGTTATAACTACCGGTGAACCAGCCGGCGTCGGGCCAGAAGTTTCTTTAGCTGCTTCGCTGGAGTTTCTACGTGAACATGCCGATGCTCGCATCACTTTATTAGGTAATGACCGGTTATTGACATTGCCTAATGGCCTTACTTCAGACCTATCTAGTCGATTACAAATCCAATCTATTCCCCTGGGAGCCCCTGTTACTACGGGAAGCTTGAATTCGGAAAACGCGCAGTATGTGGTGAATCTTTTAGATCAGGCGATTGATGGTTGTCAGCAAGGGCGCTTTGATGCCATGGTGACTGCACCACTTCAAAAAAGTATTATTAATGATGCTGGGACCCCATTTACAGGGCATACAGAGTACCTAGCTCTACGCTGCAAGGTTTCCCATGTGGTGATGATGTTATGTGCACCATTGCCTATCGGATTTTTGGGGCTAAAGACCCCCAGGGATTTACGTGTTGCTCTCGTCACAACCCATCTTCCTTTAAAGGATGTTCCGCAAGCGCTGAGTTATGACTTGATATTGGAAACGATTCAAATCATCAATCAAGATTTACAGCAGAAATTCGGAATTGCAAAGCCTATCATTCGGATGGCGGGTTTAAATCCACACGCAGGAGAGTCTGGTTATTTAGGTCGAGAGGAGATCGATATCATCTCACCGGCAATTGACGCGGCCCAGAAGATGGGAATTCATGTTTCCGGACCTTATCCCGGCGATACGATGTTTGACCCAGAATCTGTTGCGCAAGTAGACGCCTTCATTGCGATGTATCACGATCAAGGCTTAGCGCCATTCAAATTTGTTACCTTTGGTAAGGGCGTTAATGTCACTTTAGGATTGCCCATCATTCGAACCTCAGTAGACCACGGAACCGCTTTGGATATTGCTGGCAAAGGGATTGCTGACTCGGGGAGTATGCTTGAGGCTTTGCGCTTAGCGTATGAGTTAGCGCTGAATAAACGAAAGCAAGACTAA
- the glyQ gene encoding glycine--tRNA ligase subunit alpha: MLTFQQIILKLQDYWDQQGCALLQPIDLEVGAGTSHTATFLRAIGPEPWKAAYVQPSRRPKDGRYGENPNRLQHYYQYQVVLKPAPENILDLYLGSLAALGLDLKQNDVRFVEDDWENPTLGAWGLGWEVWLNGMEVTQFTYFQQVGGLDCKPVLGEITYGIERLAMYIQNCSNVYDLVWADGISYGDVYHQNEVEQSCYNFEHSNTDLLFANFTNYESEAKRLMEVPLALPAYEMVLKAAHTFNLLDARGAISVTERAAYIGRIRNLSRAVAQAYFESREKLGFPMCQRQAKAQA; this comes from the coding sequence ATGCTTACTTTTCAGCAAATCATTCTCAAACTTCAAGATTATTGGGACCAACAAGGTTGTGCCCTATTGCAACCTATCGACCTCGAGGTTGGTGCCGGTACATCCCATACCGCAACCTTCCTACGAGCCATTGGTCCTGAGCCTTGGAAAGCAGCTTATGTTCAGCCATCCCGCCGACCTAAAGATGGTCGCTATGGTGAAAATCCAAATCGCTTGCAACACTACTATCAGTATCAAGTAGTCCTCAAGCCGGCGCCTGAAAATATTCTCGATCTTTATCTTGGATCTCTTGCTGCCCTAGGTCTAGACCTCAAACAGAATGATGTTCGCTTTGTAGAGGACGATTGGGAAAACCCAACATTAGGCGCATGGGGCCTTGGCTGGGAAGTTTGGCTCAACGGTATGGAAGTGACTCAGTTCACTTACTTCCAACAAGTAGGTGGCTTAGATTGCAAGCCTGTTCTTGGTGAGATTACTTATGGCATCGAACGTTTGGCAATGTATATCCAAAACTGCTCTAACGTCTACGACTTAGTATGGGCCGACGGCATCTCTTATGGTGATGTGTATCACCAGAATGAAGTGGAGCAATCTTGCTACAACTTTGAACACTCGAATACTGATTTACTCTTTGCCAACTTCACAAACTATGAAAGTGAAGCAAAGCGTTTGATGGAAGTTCCACTGGCACTACCTGCTTACGAAATGGTTCTTAAAGCGGCCCACACATTTAATTTGCTGGATGCGCGTGGCGCTATCTCGGTGACTGAGCGTGCAGCCTACATAGGTCGCATTCGCAATCTTTCTCGTGCAGTGGCTCAAGCCTACTTTGAGTCTAGAGAAAAACTGGGTTTCCCAATGTGTCAACGTCAAGCTAAAGCTCAGGCTTAA
- a CDS encoding HlyC/CorC family transporter, whose product MPDPNKSLLDRLADFLTPQPTEPSERRQELIDTLREAQAEGLIDADALSMIEGVFQVGQLCARDILVPRAQIDWIDIGQPLSEIIKSVIEAAHSRFPVFEGSRDNVIGILLAKDLLRHATEKDFQVRDWLRPAVFIPESKRLSVLLRDFKDNRNHLAIVVDEYSGVAGIITIEDVLEQIVGDIEDEHDVDEEADNLIALDNGDIRVKGITELEQFNERLGTHFDAEDIETVAGLVIQHLGRVPKMGELIEIGGIEFEVQRADPRQIHILLARQSNKKSD is encoded by the coding sequence ATGCCTGACCCCAACAAATCCCTTTTAGATCGCTTGGCTGATTTTTTAACTCCGCAGCCAACGGAACCCAGTGAACGCCGTCAAGAACTGATTGATACCCTTCGAGAAGCTCAAGCTGAGGGATTAATTGATGCAGATGCCCTCTCCATGATTGAGGGCGTGTTTCAGGTGGGGCAGTTATGCGCTCGCGATATCCTTGTGCCCCGGGCCCAAATTGACTGGATCGATATTGGTCAACCTCTCTCTGAAATCATTAAAAGCGTCATTGAAGCAGCTCACTCACGCTTTCCTGTATTCGAAGGTAGTCGAGATAACGTCATTGGTATTTTGTTAGCGAAGGACTTATTACGTCACGCTACAGAAAAAGATTTTCAGGTGCGGGATTGGTTACGCCCTGCAGTATTCATTCCAGAATCAAAACGTCTTAGCGTCTTATTGCGAGACTTCAAAGACAATCGCAATCATTTAGCCATCGTGGTTGACGAATATAGCGGCGTTGCTGGCATCATTACCATTGAAGATGTGCTCGAGCAAATCGTTGGCGACATTGAGGATGAACATGACGTCGATGAAGAAGCCGATAACCTCATCGCCTTAGATAACGGCGACATTCGGGTTAAAGGCATTACCGAGCTTGAGCAATTTAATGAAAGACTTGGCACTCATTTTGATGCGGAAGATATTGAGACTGTGGCGGGCTTAGTGATCCAGCATTTAGGCCGCGTTCCTAAAATGGGTGAGCTCATTGAAATAGGCGGTATTGAATTTGAAGTACAGCGCGCCGACCCAAGACAAATTCACATTCTGCTTGCGCGACAATCCAATAAAAAATCAGACTGA
- the glyS gene encoding glycine--tRNA ligase subunit beta produces MSTSNSKPQSATLLIEVFTEELPPKTLRRLGDTFSEGIFAGLKTAGLASESSKMTGFATPRRLAVQVTNVLDQAPDYPVREKLLPTSIAFDAAGKATPPLLKKLGALGYGDIDLATLEKAGEGKNEALYLNVIAKGAALEQTAQAALEQTLGKLPIAKMMHYQVLQKDGQLADVQFARPAHRIIALHGATTLNISALGIDAASQTEGHRFLAPGVITITNADQYETELQAKAKIIPSFNQRRAQIEAALLIAAGDDLVLMPDSLLDEVTALVEWPAIYECHFDQEFLEVPQECLILTMQTNQKYFALTDKQGKLRNRFLIASNIETSKPDAIISGNERVVRPRLSDARFFFQQDQKRPLASRVADLGKVVYHNQLGNQLDRTKRVQGLAVGIAKKLGADEKLASRAAEIAKTDLLTDMVGEFPELQGIMGRYYATHDGENADVASACSEHYMPRFAGDILPQTQTGTILAIADKLETLVGIWGVGLAPTGDKDPYALRRHALGICRLLLEKNLSLDLPELIELARAQFPQADVQEKAKAADIYAFIIDRLRAYLRDQSVAGKAFTSAEIDAVLSQEPAQINDLIERLTALREFNALAEAAQLAAANKRISNILKKTTTAIPATCSAKLLQIPAEATLHKALEEVTPALNAAYEKRQFVELLRALVALSGPIDQFFADVMVMDPNPELRDNRLALLQQLHQKMNLVADLGKLA; encoded by the coding sequence ATGAGCACATCTAATTCAAAACCTCAATCAGCGACTTTATTGATCGAGGTATTTACCGAAGAACTGCCGCCTAAGACTCTGCGTCGCTTAGGTGATACATTTAGCGAAGGCATCTTTGCAGGACTCAAAACAGCCGGCCTTGCATCAGAATCATCCAAGATGACCGGCTTTGCAACCCCGCGCCGTTTAGCCGTTCAAGTCACTAACGTTCTTGATCAAGCGCCCGACTACCCTGTGCGGGAAAAATTATTACCTACTAGCATTGCATTTGACGCTGCAGGCAAGGCAACCCCACCACTACTCAAAAAATTAGGCGCTCTTGGGTATGGGGATATTGATCTTGCCACTTTAGAAAAAGCAGGCGAGGGTAAGAATGAAGCTCTATACCTTAATGTCATTGCTAAAGGTGCCGCGCTTGAGCAAACTGCGCAGGCTGCGCTTGAGCAAACATTAGGCAAGCTACCCATTGCAAAAATGATGCACTACCAAGTGCTGCAGAAGGATGGTCAATTGGCCGATGTGCAATTTGCTCGACCTGCCCACCGCATCATTGCACTACATGGCGCCACTACTTTAAACATCAGTGCTTTAGGTATTGATGCAGCCAGTCAAACTGAAGGCCATCGTTTTCTAGCTCCTGGCGTGATCACCATTACGAATGCAGACCAATACGAGACTGAACTCCAGGCAAAAGCTAAGATTATTCCTAGCTTTAATCAGCGTCGGGCGCAAATTGAAGCCGCCCTATTAATAGCAGCTGGCGATGATTTGGTATTGATGCCGGATAGCCTTCTAGATGAAGTAACAGCGCTTGTTGAGTGGCCGGCCATCTATGAATGCCATTTTGATCAAGAGTTCTTAGAGGTACCTCAAGAATGCTTGATTTTGACCATGCAAACCAATCAAAAGTACTTCGCATTAACAGACAAACAAGGCAAATTACGTAATCGCTTCTTGATTGCCTCTAATATTGAAACAAGTAAGCCCGATGCCATCATTTCAGGCAATGAGCGCGTTGTACGCCCACGCTTGTCAGATGCTCGCTTCTTCTTTCAGCAAGATCAAAAGCGTCCATTAGCTTCCCGCGTAGCAGATCTTGGTAAGGTGGTTTATCACAACCAGTTAGGCAATCAGCTAGATCGCACAAAGCGCGTTCAAGGATTAGCTGTAGGTATCGCCAAAAAACTGGGTGCCGATGAAAAGCTAGCTTCACGCGCTGCAGAAATTGCTAAGACAGACCTACTAACCGATATGGTTGGCGAGTTCCCAGAGTTGCAAGGCATCATGGGGCGTTATTACGCCACTCATGATGGTGAGAATGCTGATGTTGCTAGCGCTTGCAGCGAACACTATATGCCGCGCTTTGCAGGCGATATTCTGCCGCAAACCCAAACTGGCACTATCTTAGCTATTGCTGACAAACTAGAAACGCTGGTTGGCATTTGGGGTGTTGGACTTGCGCCTACTGGCGATAAGGACCCCTATGCCCTACGTCGTCATGCCTTAGGTATTTGCCGTTTACTCCTAGAGAAGAATCTTTCTCTGGATTTACCTGAATTAATTGAGTTGGCTCGTGCGCAGTTTCCACAAGCTGATGTTCAAGAGAAAGCTAAAGCTGCTGATATTTATGCGTTCATTATTGATCGCTTACGCGCCTATTTGCGGGACCAATCAGTTGCCGGTAAAGCGTTTACTAGCGCCGAGATTGATGCTGTTCTAAGTCAAGAACCAGCACAAATTAATGATTTAATTGAGCGCTTAACCGCCTTGCGTGAATTTAATGCTCTGGCAGAAGCTGCTCAACTCGCTGCTGCCAATAAGCGCATTAGCAATATTTTGAAGAAAACCACTACCGCTATTCCTGCAACGTGTTCAGCCAAATTACTGCAAATTCCAGCAGAGGCAACGTTACACAAAGCATTGGAAGAGGTGACTCCTGCCCTTAATGCCGCTTATGAGAAGCGTCAATTTGTTGAACTCTTAAGAGCGCTGGTCGCTTTGAGCGGACCAATTGATCAATTCTTTGCGGATGTGATGGTTATGGATCCTAATCCCGAGCTGCGTGATAACCGCCTCGCCCTCCTGCAACAACTTCACCAGAAAATGAATCTCGTTGCCGATCTCGGCAAATTAGCATGA
- a CDS encoding 1-acyl-sn-glycerol-3-phosphate acyltransferase, giving the protein MKLIRSILFALFLVIFTPIWSVLCMLAFPFLSPENRYTFIGLWNKIVIALLKPLCGIHYEIRGMENMQAVLNERVIILSKHQSAYETIAYIALLPKQLCFVFKRELLWIPFFGWALALLKMIHINRSNKQTAAHSVATQGRKRLSEGKWIMLFPEGTRTPIGSTKPYRKGGARLASATDALVIPIAHNAGRCWPKNSFIKEPGTVIFSIGPAISSTNKSAEELQREVEGWIEAEMRVIDPSAYK; this is encoded by the coding sequence GTGAAATTGATTCGCTCCATCCTCTTTGCTTTATTTTTAGTGATCTTCACGCCCATTTGGTCAGTGCTATGCATGCTGGCCTTTCCATTCCTGAGTCCAGAAAACCGTTATACCTTTATTGGACTCTGGAACAAAATCGTTATCGCTTTATTAAAGCCTTTATGCGGCATTCATTATGAAATCCGCGGTATGGAAAATATGCAGGCCGTACTCAATGAACGCGTCATCATCTTAAGCAAACATCAGTCTGCTTACGAAACCATTGCGTATATCGCACTACTGCCAAAACAACTTTGCTTTGTCTTTAAGCGTGAACTTCTCTGGATTCCCTTCTTCGGCTGGGCCCTGGCATTACTGAAGATGATCCACATTAATCGCTCCAATAAGCAGACTGCAGCCCATTCTGTAGCAACCCAAGGCCGCAAACGCTTGAGCGAAGGCAAATGGATCATGCTCTTTCCGGAAGGTACTAGAACCCCTATTGGGTCAACAAAGCCTTACCGCAAAGGTGGAGCACGTCTTGCAAGTGCTACGGATGCACTAGTGATTCCAATTGCGCACAACGCCGGTCGTTGCTGGCCGAAAAATAGCTTCATCAAGGAACCGGGCACAGTCATCTTTTCAATTGGTCCCGCAATTAGCTCAACCAATAAGTCAGCAGAAGAACTTCAGCGGGAAGTAGAAGGTTGGATTGAAGCTGAAATGCGCGTGATTGACCCCAGCGCTTATAAATAA
- the lnt gene encoding apolipoprotein N-acyltransferase, with protein MSIKIFSACILFVLGATLAAVAELPYGGWIQIPVLSLLWWRLDQTSISLKKQFILGFSFGIAYFVVGLWWLYISLHDVGGMSAPLACMGVFLLSAYVALYFSLATLAIPLFKQGRLFGLLLAASWVLAEFLRGYIFTGFPWMGFAETQFNGPFAPVAPLFGGLACTFLAVWASREIYQARKHVISSALLILIAIGISQSAGLFAFTKPIGEPISARLIQGNFEQSLKFNPQAIGRQIDFYAGEITKEAANLIIIPETAFPWPLPNLPIGLLDYLQNFSNKSSSNILLGLIGEVPGEGGMQYSNRATGLSPNALPYQYDKAHLVPFGEFIPLGFQWFVKAFHVPMSDFARGKLDQSPFTIVRKDQVDIHAAITICYEDVFGGELASRIQHSDQPVNLLINMTNLAWFGDSQASTQQLRLSQLRSLETGLPALRATNTGITAVLGPDGKVLKALPEFAQTTLSTQVQPYSGKTPYVIWGNLPILGISCLLLLWGLIRHRRF; from the coding sequence ATGAGCATCAAAATATTTTCAGCTTGTATTTTGTTTGTATTGGGAGCGACTCTTGCTGCCGTTGCCGAGTTACCCTATGGCGGTTGGATTCAAATCCCCGTTCTCAGCCTTCTCTGGTGGCGTCTTGATCAGACATCCATCTCCTTAAAAAAACAATTTATCTTAGGCTTCTCATTCGGCATTGCGTATTTTGTTGTGGGTCTATGGTGGCTGTATATCAGTCTCCATGATGTTGGTGGCATGAGTGCACCACTCGCTTGTATGGGTGTATTTCTCCTCTCTGCTTATGTGGCGCTCTATTTCTCGTTGGCAACACTTGCTATTCCACTATTTAAACAGGGCCGCTTATTTGGCCTACTGTTGGCAGCGAGTTGGGTTCTTGCGGAATTTCTAAGAGGCTATATCTTCACTGGATTTCCTTGGATGGGCTTTGCGGAAACCCAGTTCAATGGCCCATTTGCGCCTGTCGCACCCTTATTTGGCGGGCTAGCATGTACCTTTTTGGCGGTATGGGCCTCCCGGGAAATTTACCAAGCTCGCAAGCATGTCATTTCTAGCGCGCTACTCATCTTGATTGCCATTGGCATCTCTCAAAGTGCTGGCTTATTTGCTTTCACCAAACCAATTGGAGAGCCAATTAGCGCTCGCTTAATTCAAGGCAACTTTGAACAAAGCCTGAAATTCAATCCTCAAGCTATTGGCAGGCAAATCGATTTCTATGCCGGAGAAATTACCAAAGAGGCGGCTAATCTCATCATCATTCCCGAGACTGCGTTTCCATGGCCACTTCCCAATTTACCCATTGGCCTATTAGATTATTTGCAAAACTTTTCTAATAAAAGTAGTAGCAATATTCTGCTTGGCTTGATTGGAGAAGTGCCTGGAGAAGGCGGTATGCAGTATTCGAATCGCGCTACTGGACTGTCGCCCAATGCATTGCCCTATCAATACGATAAAGCCCACCTCGTTCCCTTTGGAGAATTTATTCCTCTAGGTTTTCAGTGGTTCGTTAAAGCCTTTCATGTACCCATGAGCGACTTTGCAAGAGGAAAGCTAGATCAATCCCCCTTTACGATTGTGCGCAAGGATCAGGTTGATATTCATGCGGCAATTACGATTTGCTATGAAGACGTCTTTGGCGGTGAACTCGCCTCTCGTATTCAACACAGTGATCAGCCAGTCAACTTACTGATCAATATGACCAATCTGGCCTGGTTTGGGGACTCTCAAGCATCCACTCAACAACTCAGACTTTCACAGCTGCGCTCTCTGGAAACTGGGCTTCCCGCCTTGCGTGCCACCAATACCGGGATTACTGCGGTTCTTGGTCCTGATGGCAAAGTACTGAAAGCGCTCCCGGAATTTGCCCAAACAACCCTCAGCACCCAAGTACAGCCTTATTCTGGAAAAACACCTTATGTCATTTGGGGCAATTTACCGATTTTGGGCATTTCTTGCCTGCTCTTGCTTTGGGGTCTGATTCGTCACAGACGTTTTTAA
- the ybeY gene encoding rRNA maturation RNase YbeY yields the protein MSANKKSISPKLTIELQYASPAIESAVNKVASSTLIKKWVKSSTALGGLLTLRFVNAAEGKKLNFAFRQKDYATNVLTFPYELSKETVVADIIFCLPVLQKEAKEQSKLLKAHLAHLIVHGCLHAQGHDHEVSRDAKKMEALEIQILQKLGFANPYS from the coding sequence ATGTCAGCCAATAAAAAAAGTATTTCTCCCAAGCTAACGATTGAGTTGCAATACGCTAGCCCGGCGATTGAGTCCGCCGTGAATAAAGTGGCTTCCTCAACCCTAATTAAGAAATGGGTCAAAAGCTCTACGGCACTTGGTGGCTTACTTACCCTACGCTTTGTAAATGCTGCGGAAGGTAAAAAGCTGAACTTCGCTTTTCGTCAAAAAGATTACGCCACCAATGTTTTAACTTTTCCTTACGAGCTTTCAAAAGAAACTGTGGTGGCAGATATTATTTTTTGCCTACCGGTTCTACAAAAAGAGGCGAAGGAGCAAAGTAAATTGTTAAAAGCCCATTTAGCCCATTTAATTGTGCATGGCTGCCTTCATGCTCAAGGCCATGATCACGAGGTAAGCCGGGATGCTAAAAAAATGGAGGCCCTGGAAATCCAGATTCTCCAAAAATTGGGCTTTGCTAACCCCTATTCTTGA
- the gmhB gene encoding D-glycero-beta-D-manno-heptose 1,7-bisphosphate 7-phosphatase, which produces MSTSSSKLVILDRDGVINEDRDDYVKSVDEWIPLPGSLEAIALLNQAGYQIALATNQSGLSRGYFTINDLHAMHSKMETLLKPLGGHIDSIFFCPHQDSHQCDCRKPAPGMMKEIALRYKKTDSNKPLIGVPIVGDSLRDLQAGIALGALPHLVLTGKGEKTLTKGDLPEGTKIHADLLAFANALIENKA; this is translated from the coding sequence ATGAGCACCAGCTCTTCTAAATTAGTCATTCTTGATCGCGATGGTGTGATCAATGAAGATCGCGATGATTATGTGAAGTCAGTAGATGAATGGATCCCTCTCCCAGGAAGTCTGGAGGCAATTGCCTTACTCAATCAAGCGGGCTATCAAATTGCTTTGGCAACCAATCAGTCAGGCCTCTCCAGGGGCTACTTCACAATCAATGATTTACATGCCATGCATAGCAAAATGGAGACTTTGCTAAAGCCATTAGGTGGCCATATCGACAGCATCTTCTTTTGCCCTCATCAAGATTCACATCAATGTGATTGCCGTAAACCGGCGCCAGGCATGATGAAAGAAATTGCATTACGCTACAAGAAGACTGATAGCAACAAACCGCTGATAGGCGTCCCTATCGTGGGAGATTCTTTACGGGATCTCCAGGCTGGAATAGCCTTAGGAGCTCTACCTCACCTAGTACTCACCGGCAAGGGTGAAAAAACGCTTACAAAAGGTGATCTCCCTGAAGGCACGAAAATTCATGCTGATCTACTGGCTTTTGCAAATGCACTGATAGAAAATAAGGCTTAG
- the rsmA gene encoding 16S rRNA (adenine(1518)-N(6)/adenine(1519)-N(6))-dimethyltransferase RsmA produces the protein MHRARKRFGQNFLQDNGIIYSIVALINPSADMHVIEIGPGLGALTLPLQSNLDHLDLLEIDRDLVAFWNEKNLKGLTVIEGDALKFDFLTWAQSRSTKQGLCKVVGNLPYNISSPLLFHLVSAAASIDEQVFMLQAEVVERMVAKAGSSDFSRLSVMLQARYDMELVLEVPPEAFDPQPKVNSAVVRMIPRRDFKLTDVQWNSLEKVVAAAFSQRRKMLRTNLSAFSDRLSLTEIELKARAQDISVDRYIEWAKVLAA, from the coding sequence ATGCATCGCGCTCGCAAACGATTTGGCCAAAACTTTTTGCAGGATAACGGAATTATTTATTCCATTGTTGCGCTTATCAATCCCAGCGCGGATATGCATGTCATTGAGATTGGCCCTGGCTTAGGTGCGCTAACACTTCCTTTGCAAAGTAACCTTGATCACTTGGATCTTCTGGAAATTGATCGTGATTTAGTGGCTTTTTGGAATGAGAAAAATCTCAAAGGCCTGACAGTGATTGAGGGTGATGCGCTTAAGTTTGACTTTTTGACGTGGGCTCAAAGTAGATCGACTAAGCAAGGCTTATGTAAGGTGGTTGGTAATCTGCCATACAACATTTCCTCCCCCTTATTATTCCATTTGGTTTCTGCAGCAGCCTCAATCGATGAGCAGGTGTTTATGTTGCAAGCAGAAGTAGTAGAAAGAATGGTTGCAAAGGCTGGAAGCTCTGATTTCAGTCGTCTGTCAGTCATGCTGCAGGCTCGTTACGATATGGAGTTGGTGCTAGAGGTTCCTCCTGAAGCTTTTGACCCTCAGCCTAAGGTGAACTCAGCTGTGGTACGGATGATCCCGAGAAGAGATTTCAAGCTGACTGATGTGCAATGGAATTCATTGGAAAAAGTAGTTGCCGCTGCCTTCTCTCAAAGAAGAAAAATGTTGCGAACTAACTTGAGTGCTTTTTCAGACAGATTGAGTTTGACGGAGATAGAGCTTAAGGCGAGAGCCCAGGATATTTCTGTTGACCGCTATATCGAGTGGGCTAAAGTTCTCGCCGCTTAA
- a CDS encoding peptidylprolyl isomerase — MKRFKQMSVYAIFIGIGLFVNIAFAQDSAKANAIAESKIRNIDGVAAVVNTGYVTRKEIDDRITALKKQGVKLPEDGSLRKVILDRLILEKIQLQNADQEGVKVTNKELDRIIGDIAAKNKLSYAEFKAKVIASGISFERYKETLRDDVIVTRYREREVEGKLKISDAEIDNFIAERTRAMTPGAAQRSTPAAKGELEEIDVAQIFIPVDAGAGAGAQADAKKKADALLREARGDVDFLQLGAMAAKENPKIKFQELGYRTPDRLPQLFYEAIRNTGGGQVANAVVKSPAGYHVLKVLDRRAAGASEPPQQAAAPDAGSITPQNIPITQTLSRHILLRSRAGLSDQDAERRLQGYRDQVRAKTADFAELAKKYSEDGSAPNGGDLGWMSPGDLVPEFEQAMNRLQIGEVSNPVKTEFGWHLIQVIERREGQLTVEKQRQFAKAAIRERKFEQAYQEWMRELRDNATVKILNVEDAASSAPR, encoded by the coding sequence ATGAAACGTTTTAAACAAATGAGTGTTTATGCCATTTTTATTGGCATTGGATTATTTGTGAATATTGCATTTGCTCAGGACTCGGCAAAGGCGAATGCTATTGCCGAAAGCAAAATTCGTAATATTGACGGCGTGGCTGCAGTTGTCAACACGGGTTATGTCACTCGCAAAGAAATTGATGACCGAATTACTGCACTTAAAAAACAAGGTGTGAAATTACCTGAAGATGGTTCTCTGCGTAAGGTAATTTTGGATCGACTCATTTTGGAAAAAATCCAACTGCAAAATGCTGATCAAGAAGGGGTTAAAGTTACCAATAAAGAGCTAGACAGAATTATTGGTGACATTGCTGCCAAGAACAAGCTAAGTTATGCGGAATTTAAAGCTAAGGTAATCGCCTCTGGGATTTCGTTTGAGCGCTACAAGGAGACATTGCGAGACGATGTCATCGTTACTCGCTATCGAGAGCGCGAAGTTGAGGGTAAGCTCAAAATATCAGATGCTGAGATAGACAATTTTATTGCTGAACGAACTCGTGCCATGACACCAGGCGCAGCGCAGCGATCTACTCCGGCAGCAAAAGGCGAATTAGAGGAAATCGATGTAGCTCAAATCTTTATTCCAGTGGATGCTGGTGCGGGAGCGGGCGCCCAAGCTGATGCAAAAAAGAAGGCCGATGCTTTATTACGTGAGGCACGTGGAGATGTGGATTTTCTACAGTTGGGTGCAATGGCTGCAAAAGAAAATCCAAAGATTAAGTTCCAAGAATTGGGCTACCGTACCCCCGATCGTTTACCGCAATTATTTTATGAAGCTATTCGCAATACTGGAGGTGGCCAGGTTGCGAATGCGGTTGTTAAAAGTCCTGCTGGGTACCATGTGCTCAAGGTTTTGGATCGTCGCGCAGCAGGCGCAAGCGAGCCTCCGCAGCAGGCTGCGGCACCCGATGCCGGTTCAATAACCCCGCAAAATATTCCCATTACCCAAACTTTATCTCGTCATATTTTGTTAAGAAGTCGTGCTGGTTTAAGCGATCAAGATGCAGAGAGGCGCTTGCAGGGTTATCGTGATCAGGTACGGGCAAAGACTGCAGACTTTGCAGAGCTTGCAAAAAAATACTCCGAAGATGGGTCAGCACCTAATGGCGGTGACTTAGGCTGGATGAGCCCTGGAGATTTGGTTCCCGAGTTCGAGCAGGCTATGAATCGCTTACAAATTGGCGAGGTTAGTAACCCTGTAAAAACAGAGTTTGGCTGGCACTTAATTCAGGTGATAGAGCGTCGCGAAGGTCAGCTGACCGTTGAAAAGCAGCGACAATTTGCAAAAGCAGCAATCCGTGAGAGAAAGTTTGAGCAAGCTTATCAAGAGTGGATGCGCGAGCTGCGTGATAACGCAACTGTAAAAATTCTGAACGTGGAAGATGCAGCAAGCAGCGCACCTCGTTAA